In Pedobacter sp. WC2423, the following are encoded in one genomic region:
- a CDS encoding PfkB family carbohydrate kinase, whose amino-acid sequence MSLIIIGSVAFDAIETPFGKTDKIVGGAATYASLAASYFYNKVKIVGVVGDDFHQEDINTFTKHGIDTEGLQIKAGEKSFFWSGKYHNDMNSRDTLITELNVLGDFDPIIPESYQDCEYLMLGNLSPQVQQTVIKRLKNRPELIVLDTMNFWMDIALNDLLDTLKMVDVLTINDEEARQLSGEYSLVKAAKKILEMGPKYLIIKKGEHGALLFHEDKVFSTPALPLAEVFDPTGAGDTFAGGFIGYLAKVGTINFDSMKNAIIYGSALASFCVEKFGTEKIVNLTAAEVAGRIQEFVNLSAFTLTEA is encoded by the coding sequence ATGAGCCTGATAATCATAGGAAGTGTAGCATTCGATGCAATTGAAACTCCCTTCGGAAAGACTGATAAAATAGTAGGTGGAGCGGCAACTTACGCAAGTTTGGCTGCTTCTTACTTCTATAATAAAGTGAAAATCGTCGGAGTTGTAGGTGATGACTTCCACCAGGAAGACATTAATACCTTTACAAAACACGGCATTGATACCGAAGGTTTGCAGATCAAAGCAGGCGAAAAATCATTTTTCTGGTCAGGAAAGTATCACAATGACATGAACAGCAGAGACACTTTGATTACTGAACTGAATGTTCTGGGAGATTTCGACCCGATTATCCCTGAGAGCTATCAGGACTGCGAATACCTGATGTTAGGCAATCTATCTCCACAAGTACAGCAAACAGTCATCAAACGTCTTAAAAACAGGCCTGAACTAATCGTTTTAGACACGATGAACTTCTGGATGGATATTGCATTGAATGATTTGCTGGATACGCTTAAAATGGTTGATGTATTAACCATCAATGATGAAGAAGCACGTCAGCTTTCAGGAGAATATTCATTAGTTAAAGCAGCGAAGAAAATCCTGGAAATGGGCCCAAAATACCTGATCATTAAAAAAGGTGAACACGGTGCTTTGCTCTTCCATGAAGATAAAGTATTCTCTACCCCTGCCCTTCCTCTAGCAGAAGTTTTCGATCCAACTGGTGCAGGTGATACTTTTGCAGGTGGTTTTATTGGCTATTTAGCGAAGGTTGGAACTATCAACTTCGATTCGATGAAAAATGCAATCATTTACGGTTCTGCATTAGCATCTTTCTGTGTAGAGAAATTCGGTACAGAAAAAATCGTTAACCTCACAGCTGCAGAAGTTGCCGGCCGCATACAGGAATTTGTAAACCTAAGTGCGTTCACACTTACTGAAGCTTAA
- a CDS encoding cytochrome b5 domain-containing protein has protein sequence MELPEFTKQQLALRNGQDKPQIWVAYLGFIYDVGESRLWKNGKHYEHWAGQDLTDELADAPHSETVFEKFTVIGKLKS, from the coding sequence ATGGAACTGCCAGAATTTACTAAACAGCAATTAGCATTGAGAAACGGGCAGGATAAACCACAAATATGGGTGGCTTATCTTGGTTTTATTTATGATGTTGGAGAAAGCCGCTTATGGAAAAATGGAAAACATTATGAGCATTGGGCGGGACAGGATTTGACCGATGAATTAGCAGATGCGCCACATTCAGAAACTGTCTTTGAGAAGTTCACTGTAATTGGTAAACTGAAAAGTTAA
- a CDS encoding lycopene cyclase domain-containing protein, whose protein sequence is MNYTYLLIDLVLLLLPVLLFSIRQLNFTDQSKFIVLAVLISVFSFSIPTEFMTQLKVMVFNPPYLSGMTLWQLPVEELLLLFILPLSGLAVYLFLNHRFPVNTLEKYSLAFSNIMLGVCIAMLYFGHQKLYTLFTFSILFVFILYVEYVNKIRFMYRFYRAFLVTLIPFYIVYGVLANLPVIQYNSAETLDFNQFNIPFETPFYFMGMLLLSVYLFEFFKLRSRR, encoded by the coding sequence ATGAATTATACTTATTTATTAATTGACCTGGTACTTTTGTTATTGCCGGTTTTACTGTTTTCTATCCGGCAACTGAATTTTACTGATCAGAGTAAGTTCATAGTCCTGGCTGTTTTAATCAGCGTCTTTTCTTTCTCCATCCCTACAGAATTTATGACACAATTAAAGGTAATGGTGTTTAATCCGCCTTATCTGAGCGGGATGACTTTATGGCAATTGCCGGTGGAAGAATTATTGCTATTGTTCATTCTGCCTTTAAGCGGGCTCGCGGTTTACTTGTTTCTTAATCACCGTTTTCCAGTTAATACCCTTGAGAAATATAGCCTGGCTTTTAGCAATATTATGCTGGGTGTATGTATAGCGATGCTCTATTTTGGTCATCAAAAGTTATATACGCTTTTTACATTTTCGATCTTGTTTGTATTCATCCTTTATGTAGAATATGTTAATAAAATAAGATTTATGTACCGTTTCTATCGTGCATTTCTGGTTACCTTAATTCCATTTTATATCGTGTATGGTGTGCTGGCCAATCTTCCTGTAATTCAGTATAATAGTGCTGAAACATTGGATTTTAATCAATTTAATATTCCCTTTGAAACTCCTTTTTATTTTATGGGGATGTTATTGCTGAGTGTTTATCTTTTTGAGTTTTTTAAACTAAGATCACGCCGGTAA
- a CDS encoding RNA polymerase sigma factor — MTKNEFNLQLHNHSVSLQSFALNFTKDIEDANDLVQDTMLKAVTYYSKFKEGTNLKGWLFTIMKNTFINNYRRLVKTNALITKSEDISSANLHFSATKNTIDSKFIIGDINKALATLQPEYYVPFIKYFEGYKYHEIADMLEIPIGTVKTRIHVARQILKKYLKTYSKEILGTEIV, encoded by the coding sequence ATGACAAAAAATGAATTCAACCTTCAGCTTCACAACCACTCGGTTTCCTTGCAGTCATTCGCTTTAAATTTTACTAAAGATATTGAAGATGCAAACGATTTAGTTCAGGACACGATGCTGAAAGCGGTTACGTATTACAGTAAGTTCAAAGAGGGTACAAATTTGAAAGGATGGTTATTTACCATCATGAAAAATACGTTTATTAATAATTACAGACGTCTGGTTAAAACAAATGCATTAATTACTAAATCTGAAGATATTTCTTCTGCTAATCTTCATTTTAGTGCGACTAAAAATACCATAGACAGTAAGTTCATTATCGGTGACATCAATAAGGCTTTAGCAACTTTACAACCTGAATACTACGTGCCTTTCATTAAATATTTTGAAGGCTATAAATACCATGAGATTGCGGACATGCTTGAAATCCCGATCGGTACAGTAAAAACAAGAATCCACGTAGCACGCCAGATATTGAAAAAATATCTTAAAACATATTCTAAAGAAATTCTGGGAACGGAGATCGTTTAA
- the murB gene encoding UDP-N-acetylmuramate dehydrogenase produces MLVIQENISLKPYNTFGIDVKARFFTEIFTENELVELRDHPVFRANKLLVLGGGSNVLFTEDYAGLVLKVSIPDMTTEVTDSQVFVSAGAGVIWNDLVNYCVENGFAGMENLSLIPGTVGASPIQNIGAYGVELKDVFESCEAFELATGELKTFNYNDCHFAYRDSIFKNELKGQYIITRVNFRLLTRIRINSQYGAIQGLLAERRITHPTITDISKIVAEIRVSKLPDPSTIGNAGSFFKNPIIERSKFEVLKREFPAIISYPAGEDKVKLAAGWLIEQCGFKGITEGHTGTWKNQALVLVNHGGATGQEVYSFSEKIIDTVFSKFDIKLEREVNIL; encoded by the coding sequence ATGCTTGTAATACAAGAAAATATATCCCTTAAACCTTACAATACTTTTGGTATCGATGTCAAAGCACGTTTTTTTACTGAAATCTTTACTGAAAATGAGCTGGTAGAATTAAGGGATCACCCGGTGTTCAGGGCCAATAAGTTGCTGGTACTTGGAGGTGGAAGTAATGTGCTTTTTACGGAAGACTACGCAGGTCTGGTACTAAAGGTTAGTATCCCTGATATGACCACAGAAGTTACAGATAGCCAGGTTTTTGTTAGCGCAGGCGCCGGGGTGATCTGGAATGATCTGGTGAATTATTGCGTAGAAAATGGCTTTGCAGGGATGGAAAACTTAAGTCTTATTCCAGGAACTGTAGGTGCATCACCAATCCAGAATATCGGTGCCTATGGTGTGGAACTTAAAGATGTGTTTGAATCTTGTGAAGCGTTTGAACTGGCTACCGGCGAGCTTAAGACTTTCAATTATAATGATTGTCACTTCGCTTATAGAGACAGTATTTTTAAAAATGAATTAAAAGGTCAATATATTATTACGCGTGTCAATTTCAGACTATTGACCCGTATCAGAATCAATTCTCAGTATGGTGCTATACAAGGATTACTTGCCGAAAGAAGAATTACGCATCCCACAATCACAGACATCTCAAAGATTGTCGCAGAGATCAGAGTAAGTAAATTACCGGATCCTTCAACTATTGGAAATGCAGGTAGTTTCTTTAAAAATCCTATTATTGAGCGTTCAAAATTTGAAGTGTTAAAGCGTGAATTTCCTGCAATAATCAGCTACCCTGCTGGTGAAGATAAAGTTAAACTGGCTGCTGGATGGCTGATTGAGCAATGTGGTTTTAAAGGAATAACTGAAGGGCATACAGGTACCTGGAAAAATCAGGCACTGGTGCTGGTTAACCATGGTGGTGCAACAGGTCAGGAAGTGTATAGTTTTTCAGAAAAAATTATAGACACTGTATTCTCTAAATTTGATATAAAATTGGAACGGGAAGTGAATATCCTGTAA
- a CDS encoding TetR/AcrR family transcriptional regulator, which translates to MENQDRKRLLIIDAALKRFAHYGLAKTTMTEIAKDIAFSKALLYYYFPDKLSLYVSVVEHMMHTISRDLIKSVEKTSTATEGILMLLQKRQAFTQKYYNLLEYTQMIGPELPEALYEKFQRARAFELKIITGLLTKGDQSGEFSIKDIPFTTEIFVEAVSGIHFNILNRARNIFPGKEQFKLIFLKEKRFAEIFLAGLKPAE; encoded by the coding sequence ATGGAAAATCAAGATAGAAAAAGACTCTTAATTATAGACGCTGCATTAAAGAGGTTCGCACATTACGGACTCGCAAAAACTACGATGACTGAAATCGCAAAAGATATTGCTTTTTCAAAAGCGTTACTCTATTATTATTTCCCCGACAAATTAAGCTTATATGTCAGTGTAGTCGAACATATGATGCATACGATCAGCAGAGACCTGATTAAGTCTGTAGAGAAGACCTCTACAGCTACAGAAGGCATCCTGATGCTGTTACAGAAAAGGCAGGCATTTACACAGAAGTATTATAATCTGCTTGAATATACACAAATGATTGGCCCGGAGCTCCCGGAAGCACTCTATGAAAAATTTCAGCGTGCCAGAGCATTCGAACTTAAAATCATTACCGGTTTATTAACTAAAGGTGATCAATCAGGAGAATTTTCTATCAAGGACATTCCTTTCACCACCGAAATATTTGTCGAAGCTGTGTCTGGTATCCATTTTAATATCCTCAACCGTGCACGAAACATTTTCCCAGGTAAAGAACAATTTAAGCTCATCTTTCTGAAAGAAAAAAGATTTGCTGAGATCTTTCTGGCTGGCTTAAAGCCCGCGGAATAA
- a CDS encoding TetR/AcrR family transcriptional regulator: protein MAETDKKRELIIEGAIKRFIHFGINKTTMNEIAEDLSVSKPSLYYYFPDKTSLILGVVERIFKDYFDVLYADLKQSANIETTLLNIVEIKHRFFLRYYMLHLSNGNPDSSLNSVELKSYLEKMLEKNVQFHEKIFEMAIENKEIAPQEDISKLAELYLSCQSGLTSLCVMHGNKELFPGKKELKIMKEKQISLSKIFIKGLKN from the coding sequence ATGGCAGAGACGGATAAAAAAAGGGAGCTAATTATAGAGGGTGCAATCAAGCGTTTTATACATTTTGGCATCAATAAAACTACGATGAATGAAATAGCAGAGGATTTATCTGTTTCTAAACCTTCATTATATTATTACTTCCCAGATAAAACCAGTTTAATTCTTGGTGTAGTAGAGCGGATTTTCAAAGATTATTTCGACGTTTTATACGCTGATTTAAAACAATCAGCCAATATTGAAACTACATTGTTGAACATTGTAGAAATCAAACACCGTTTTTTTCTGCGCTATTATATGCTGCATTTATCTAATGGAAATCCGGATTCTTCACTGAACTCAGTTGAATTAAAATCATATTTAGAAAAAATGCTGGAGAAAAATGTTCAGTTTCACGAAAAAATATTTGAGATGGCTATAGAAAACAAAGAGATTGCTCCTCAGGAGGATATCTCTAAACTGGCCGAACTCTACTTATCCTGCCAGTCAGGTTTGACTTCTTTATGTGTCATGCATGGGAATAAAGAACTTTTTCCAGGAAAAAAAGAGTTAAAAATAATGAAGGAAAAACAAATAAGCCTCTCTAAAATATTCATCAAAGGATTAAAAAATTAA
- a CDS encoding TolC family protein, whose amino-acid sequence MTKRVKSIPILMLCLLFANLVNAQEQLTLKDALNFAIENNTNVRKAKLDIDGGKYKTQEVKAQALPQISANAGLTYNPIIGQLVFGDQAFTLGRKWNSNAGIQLSQQLFNQQVFTGLKASKTSEKYYNLNANLTEEQIIELVANNYYQVLVSRQQLNVIDTNIKNVKVVEKIIANQYQNGLAKKIDVDRIKVNLTNLETQREQTINAVIQLENQLKYSMGMPVSTTITLPPDEFSKVETLPAMADSVNLENRTEIRLLNVQKDLLGLQRKAYVAEYYPQLSLTANLSKTGQSDKFDLFSKHGTAFYYDASAIGLALKIPIFSGFATRSKIRQADVNIKKNDEDIRETKNTLNLAYENAKIQLRNNINTIKSQRQNVLLAQEIYNSTQNNYNNGLAALTDLLDTENALTSAQNSYTQALLNYKIAEIQLIKSNGNIKSLLK is encoded by the coding sequence ATGACTAAAAGAGTAAAATCAATTCCCATCTTAATGCTCTGCCTGCTGTTCGCCAACCTGGTGAATGCACAAGAACAGCTTACGCTGAAAGATGCACTTAATTTTGCCATCGAAAACAATACAAATGTGCGTAAAGCAAAACTGGATATCGATGGTGGTAAATACAAAACACAGGAAGTAAAGGCACAGGCACTGCCACAAATTTCAGCAAATGCCGGATTGACTTACAACCCGATTATCGGACAGCTTGTTTTTGGTGATCAGGCATTTACCTTAGGAAGAAAGTGGAATTCCAATGCGGGTATACAATTAAGTCAGCAGTTATTCAACCAGCAGGTTTTTACTGGCCTGAAAGCTTCAAAGACCAGCGAAAAGTACTATAACCTGAATGCAAATCTGACTGAAGAACAAATTATTGAATTAGTAGCCAATAATTATTACCAGGTTTTAGTAAGCAGACAACAATTGAATGTTATAGACACCAACATCAAAAATGTTAAAGTTGTAGAGAAAATCATTGCCAATCAATATCAAAATGGCTTAGCTAAGAAAATTGATGTGGACCGGATCAAAGTTAATTTGACGAATTTGGAAACACAGCGTGAGCAAACTATAAATGCAGTAATACAACTGGAAAATCAATTGAAATATTCAATGGGCATGCCTGTTTCAACAACCATAACTTTACCACCTGATGAATTCAGTAAAGTAGAAACCTTACCTGCAATGGCAGATAGTGTTAACCTGGAGAACAGAACGGAAATCAGATTATTGAATGTCCAAAAAGATTTATTAGGCTTGCAGCGTAAAGCCTATGTTGCTGAGTATTATCCGCAACTGTCCTTAACAGCTAACTTATCCAAAACTGGTCAGAGTGATAAATTCGATTTATTCAGCAAGCACGGAACTGCTTTTTACTATGACGCTTCGGCAATAGGACTCGCTTTAAAAATACCGATATTCAGTGGTTTTGCCACACGCTCGAAAATACGTCAGGCAGATGTGAATATCAAAAAGAACGATGAGGATATCAGAGAAACAAAAAACACTTTGAACCTGGCTTATGAAAATGCCAAAATCCAGTTGAGAAACAATATCAATACGATTAAATCTCAGCGTCAGAATGTACTGCTGGCTCAGGAGATCTACAACAGCACTCAAAACAATTATAATAACGGGCTTGCTGCACTGACAGATCTTCTGGATACTGAAAACGCATTAACATCTGCACAAAACAGCTATACCCAGGCCTTACTGAACTACAAAATTGCCGAAATACAACTAATCAAATCAAACGGAAATATAAAATCACTATTAAAATGA
- a CDS encoding efflux RND transporter periplasmic adaptor subunit, producing MKRGIITVILIIVVIGAIALVLKNNKKKNDAQTALVAQGSGAISVRVAPVKKVAVDLDFSANGNFIPKKELNFLSENAGRITKIYVEEGDHVRKGQVLAHIDAEIINTDKETAQAALDNAIRDEARYASSFKTGGVTQQQLDQAKLATRNARLRLQSSARRVSDANIKSPIDGIVNKKYIETGAFVTAQGTQLFELVDVSRLKLKVNVNEGQVANLKTGETVQIKSNVFPSDNFSGKITFIAAKADETLNFPIEIEVENNHKNTIKAGMYGTAIFKFPAQAATITIPRGSFVGSVSSNEVFVLGEGNIAKQRKVVAGRIIGDQVEILDGLKEGETVIISGQINLVDGSPVAIIK from the coding sequence ATGAAAAGAGGAATTATAACAGTCATTCTAATTATAGTTGTTATCGGAGCTATTGCTTTGGTACTTAAAAACAATAAGAAGAAAAATGACGCGCAAACGGCTTTGGTAGCTCAGGGAAGTGGTGCTATCAGTGTACGCGTGGCTCCAGTGAAAAAAGTAGCCGTTGATTTGGATTTTAGTGCGAATGGTAATTTTATACCTAAAAAAGAATTGAACTTTCTGTCAGAAAATGCAGGTCGTATCACAAAAATCTATGTAGAAGAAGGTGACCACGTACGTAAAGGACAAGTTTTAGCACATATTGATGCTGAGATTATCAATACAGATAAAGAAACTGCACAAGCCGCATTAGACAATGCAATCAGAGATGAAGCCAGATATGCGAGTTCTTTCAAAACGGGTGGTGTAACACAACAACAACTTGATCAGGCAAAACTGGCTACCAGGAATGCAAGACTAAGACTGCAAAGTTCTGCAAGAAGAGTAAGTGATGCGAATATCAAATCTCCGATTGATGGTATAGTGAATAAAAAATATATTGAAACGGGTGCTTTTGTAACCGCACAGGGTACGCAGTTGTTTGAATTGGTTGACGTTTCCAGACTAAAATTGAAAGTTAACGTCAACGAGGGCCAGGTTGCAAATCTTAAAACAGGTGAAACCGTACAAATTAAATCGAATGTATTCCCTTCTGACAACTTCTCAGGTAAAATTACTTTCATTGCTGCTAAAGCAGATGAGACCTTAAACTTCCCTATTGAAATTGAAGTAGAAAACAACCACAAAAATACGATCAAAGCAGGGATGTATGGAACTGCAATTTTCAAATTTCCAGCACAGGCGGCTACAATTACTATTCCACGCGGTTCATTTGTAGGCAGTGTAAGCAGTAACGAAGTTTTTGTACTGGGCGAAGGAAATATCGCAAAACAACGTAAAGTAGTTGCAGGCAGAATTATTGGTGATCAGGTAGAAATTCTTGACGGATTGAAAGAAGGTGAGACAGTAATCATCAGCGGACAGATCAATTTAGTTGATGGCAGCCCTGTTGCAATTATAAAATAA
- a CDS encoding efflux RND transporter permease subunit, translated as MKLTEISIKRPSLVIVVFSVLTLLGLLSYFSLSYELLPKFSQNVVSISTVYPGASPSEVENTVTKKIEDAVSSMENIKKLNAVSYESLSVVTITLNDKANVDLSLNEAQRKVNSILKDLPTDVKPPSLNKFSLDDLPVITMSASAKMDDASFYDLIDKRIAPIISRVNGVAQVNLVGGQEREIEVGLDADKIQGYGLSVLQVQQSILTSNLDFPTGSVKTHDQDILIRLSGKYKNVDELRKLVVGTGKDGAQIRLQDIADVRDAQKEVEKLARIDRKGAIAIQVIKQSDANAVEVSKSVHKVIETLQKDYVKNNLKITIANDSSIFTLESADAVIHDLVLAIILVAFVMLFFLHSIRNALIVMVSIPASLIATFIGISVLGYTLNLMSLLGLSLVVGILVDDAIVVLENIYRHMEMGKNKVRAAYDATSEIGFTVVSITLVIVVVFFPIAISTGLVSNILRQFCVVVIIATMLSLLASFSIVPLLSSRFGKLEKIEGKNIFGRFILWFEKQLRKFTVWITSILEWSLANRTLTIVIVVVLFVASIILAVAGYIGTEFFPKSDKGEFLVQIELPKDASIEQTNLMTQKAEAFLVKKPEIIQLITTVGQSSGDFGGTQATAYKSEINVKLVERDKREDVSSIYATKVSRELAKVLVGAKVKTVPISILGIAENAPIELVVMGSDLDSAMKYAEGAKAVLAKIKGSAELKLSVENGSPEINVQVDRDKMAALGLTLQTVGATMQTAFSGNTDGKFRRGEYEYDINIRYQTFNRKNIDDVRNLIFVNTTGKQIKLSQFAAITNGSGPSQLERRDKSTSVSVRAQSIGRPTGTIVAEFQKQLEDLEKSGKLKKPIGVSYVWAGDAENQGDGFGTLGIALLASVILVYLIMVALYDSFVYPFVVMFSIPLSVIGALLALALTNNAINIFTILGMIMLIGLVAKNAIILVDFTNQMRSEGKTTHEALILANHARLRPILMTTIAMVIGMMPIALASGAGAEWKNGLAWVIIGGLLSSLFLTLIFVPVMYQLFDRLLERLGLNKKGVTIDELMVEPYDHKEVHEYDLDQQH; from the coding sequence ATGAAATTAACAGAAATATCAATAAAAAGACCTTCGCTTGTCATCGTTGTATTCAGCGTACTGACATTACTGGGTTTATTGAGCTACTTCTCTTTAAGTTATGAGTTGCTGCCCAAATTCTCTCAGAATGTTGTATCTATTTCTACAGTATACCCAGGTGCATCGCCGAGTGAGGTAGAAAATACGGTAACCAAGAAAATTGAGGATGCAGTGTCCTCCATGGAGAATATCAAGAAACTGAATGCAGTTTCTTACGAAAGTTTATCCGTAGTGACTATTACCCTGAATGATAAAGCGAATGTGGATTTATCATTAAATGAAGCACAACGTAAAGTAAACTCCATTCTGAAAGATTTACCAACTGATGTAAAACCACCCTCATTAAATAAGTTCTCACTGGATGACTTACCAGTAATCACGATGTCAGCATCTGCAAAAATGGATGATGCTTCGTTCTACGATCTGATCGACAAACGTATTGCTCCGATTATATCCAGGGTAAACGGTGTTGCACAGGTGAACCTGGTAGGTGGCCAGGAACGTGAAATTGAAGTGGGTCTGGATGCAGACAAAATTCAAGGATACGGCTTATCCGTTTTACAAGTTCAGCAGTCAATTCTAACATCCAATCTTGACTTCCCTACTGGTAGTGTAAAAACACACGACCAGGATATATTAATTCGTTTATCTGGTAAGTACAAAAACGTAGATGAGCTGCGTAAATTAGTTGTAGGTACAGGAAAAGATGGTGCTCAGATTCGTTTGCAGGATATTGCAGATGTTAGAGATGCACAAAAAGAAGTGGAGAAATTAGCACGTATAGACCGTAAAGGTGCGATTGCAATACAAGTCATCAAACAATCTGATGCGAATGCCGTAGAAGTAAGTAAAAGCGTTCACAAGGTAATCGAAACTTTGCAGAAGGATTACGTGAAAAATAACTTAAAAATCACAATTGCTAATGACAGTTCTATTTTTACACTGGAATCTGCTGATGCAGTAATTCATGATTTAGTCCTCGCTATTATTCTCGTTGCTTTTGTGATGCTTTTCTTCTTGCACAGTATTAGAAATGCCCTGATTGTTATGGTTTCTATTCCAGCCTCACTGATCGCAACTTTTATTGGAATCAGCGTATTAGGTTATACTTTAAACTTGATGTCTCTACTGGGCTTATCACTGGTAGTAGGTATTTTGGTGGATGACGCGATTGTGGTATTGGAGAATATTTACCGCCACATGGAAATGGGTAAAAATAAAGTACGTGCAGCGTACGATGCAACCAGCGAAATTGGTTTCACCGTAGTCTCCATTACCCTGGTAATTGTAGTTGTATTTTTCCCAATTGCTATAAGTACGGGTTTAGTTTCCAATATTTTGCGTCAGTTCTGTGTCGTAGTAATTATTGCGACTATGCTTTCATTATTAGCATCCTTCTCTATCGTTCCTCTTTTATCATCCCGTTTTGGTAAACTAGAGAAAATAGAAGGTAAGAACATATTTGGTCGTTTCATACTCTGGTTTGAAAAACAACTGCGCAAATTTACTGTCTGGATCACAAGTATCTTAGAGTGGTCTCTGGCAAACAGAACACTCACGATTGTAATTGTAGTTGTTCTGTTTGTAGCCTCAATAATACTAGCAGTTGCTGGATACATCGGAACAGAGTTTTTCCCTAAAAGTGATAAAGGAGAATTCCTTGTACAAATAGAGCTTCCTAAGGACGCATCCATAGAACAAACGAATTTGATGACACAAAAAGCAGAAGCCTTTTTAGTTAAAAAACCAGAAATCATACAGTTAATCACTACTGTTGGGCAATCAAGTGGTGATTTTGGAGGAACACAAGCTACAGCCTATAAATCTGAGATCAATGTAAAATTGGTTGAACGCGATAAACGTGAAGACGTATCGAGTATTTATGCGACAAAAGTAAGTCGTGAACTGGCTAAAGTATTGGTGGGTGCTAAGGTAAAAACTGTTCCGATCAGTATTTTAGGTATTGCAGAAAATGCACCCATTGAACTGGTAGTTATGGGCTCAGACTTAGACAGCGCAATGAAATATGCCGAAGGTGCTAAGGCTGTTCTGGCGAAAATTAAAGGATCAGCAGAACTTAAACTATCCGTTGAGAACGGTAGCCCCGAGATTAATGTACAAGTAGACCGCGATAAGATGGCCGCTCTGGGTCTTACCCTGCAAACAGTAGGTGCAACTATGCAAACTGCTTTTAGCGGAAATACAGACGGTAAATTCCGTAGAGGAGAATACGAATATGACATTAATATCCGTTACCAGACATTTAACCGTAAAAACATTGACGATGTAAGAAATCTGATCTTTGTGAACACGACAGGAAAACAGATTAAGTTATCCCAGTTTGCAGCGATTACTAATGGTTCAGGACCAAGTCAGTTGGAAAGAAGGGATAAGAGTACTTCTGTTTCAGTAAGAGCGCAATCTATTGGTCGCCCAACAGGCACAATTGTAGCAGAATTCCAAAAACAATTAGAAGATCTGGAAAAATCAGGTAAACTTAAAAAACCTATAGGTGTAAGTTATGTATGGGCAGGTGATGCTGAAAATCAGGGGGATGGTTTCGGAACCCTGGGTATAGCCTTATTAGCATCCGTTATATTGGTATATCTTATTATGGTAGCGCTCTATGATAGTTTTGTATATCCTTTTGTCGTGATGTTCTCAATTCCTTTATCAGTTATCGGAGCATTGCTTGCACTAGCACTGACTAATAATGCAATTAACATCTTTACAATTTTAGGGATGATTATGCTAATCGGACTGGTAGCGAAAAATGCGATTATCCTCGTCGATTTCACCAATCAAATGAGGTCTGAAGGAAAAACTACGCATGAGGCACTTATTCTGGCTAACCATGCACGTTTACGTCCAATTCTGATGACGACAATTGCCATGGTAATTGGTATGATGCCAATTGCGTTAGCAAGTGGTGCAGGTGCAGAATGGAAAAACGGTTTGGCCTGGGTAATTATAGGAGGATTATTAAGTTCATTATTCCTGACGCTAATATTTGTACCAGTAATGTACCAGTTATTTGACAGATTACTTGAACGTCTTGGATTGAATAAAAAAGGAGTCACTATTGATGAATTGATGGTAGAACCTTACGATCATAAAGAAGTTCATGAATACGATTTAGATCAGCAGCATTAA